A region of Lichenibacterium dinghuense DNA encodes the following proteins:
- a CDS encoding BrnT family toxin produces the protein MVITFDPRKRDETLADRGLDFLTAAEVFEGGTLDIRDLRRDYGEDRIISVGFLRGRMVIVVWTPRGEARHVISMRKADGREQARYADRFGADRRPRRLGPGI, from the coding sequence ATGGTGATCACCTTCGACCCCCGCAAGCGGGACGAAACTCTCGCCGACCGAGGCCTCGACTTTCTGACCGCGGCCGAAGTCTTCGAGGGTGGGACGTTGGACATCCGGGATCTCCGCAGGGACTACGGTGAGGATAGGATCATCAGCGTCGGTTTCCTGCGCGGGCGCATGGTGATCGTCGTTTGGACGCCCAGGGGCGAGGCTCGCCACGTCATCTCGATGAGGAAGGCCGATGGACGAGAGCAAGCGAGATACGCCGATCGATTTGGCGCGGATCGACGCCCACGTCGTCTCGGACCGGGAATATGA
- a CDS encoding APC family permease — MIQPIPPADRPQPLGERVSRFLFGGFLATHGAEERKLGTFEAVPAMGLDGLGSSAYGPEAALTVLLPLGAGGLAAVGPIMLLLVALLAVLYVSYRQTVLAYPSNGGAYSVSKVNLGTGASLLAAAALMVDYVLNVAVGISAGIGALISAVPALAPYTLALCLVVLAALTLVNLRGTLDGGRLFALPTYLFILCFVVVIVLGAWATLRSGGHPAPVVAPPAIPAATETLGLWLFLRAFAAGCTAMTGVEAVSNGVAAFRQPVVERAHNTLTVIVVTLGFLLLGIGTLARAYNIDAMDQSAAGYQSVLSQLVGAVVGRGWFYDVAIGSLLCILCLSANTSFVDFPRLCRLVAKDGFLPRPFAVAGRRLVFSVGVLYLAATAALLLIAFGGITDRLIPLFAIGAFLTFTLSQAGMVVHWARQGARRHGLRLGVNALGAATTGVALLVILAAKFAEGAWITVIAIPAVILLLRGIHGYYARLDEQLRDEEPLVLGRSEAPLVLVATRGWDRLTDKAVRFALQISPDVIAVHLLDLDGEDDEGAAGRLRDAWERDVAAPARAAGLNPPRLMLLQATFRRIHAPLLRLVERLRRDHPDRTVAVLVPTVAKTHLWQHLLHTHNAARLGQALMRFGGDGVVVVNIPWHLEPARVDDALIPEERRGEEAAA; from the coding sequence TTGATCCAGCCCATCCCGCCCGCCGACCGCCCCCAGCCGCTCGGCGAACGCGTGAGCCGGTTCCTGTTCGGCGGGTTCCTCGCGACCCACGGCGCGGAGGAGCGCAAGCTCGGCACCTTCGAGGCCGTGCCCGCCATGGGGCTCGACGGCCTCGGCTCCTCGGCCTACGGACCGGAGGCGGCCCTCACCGTGCTCCTGCCGCTCGGCGCCGGCGGGCTCGCGGCCGTGGGCCCCATCATGCTGCTGCTCGTGGCGCTGCTGGCGGTGCTTTACGTGAGCTACCGCCAGACCGTGCTGGCCTACCCGAGCAACGGCGGCGCCTACTCGGTGTCCAAGGTCAACCTCGGCACGGGCGCGAGCCTCCTGGCCGCCGCGGCCCTGATGGTCGACTACGTGCTCAACGTCGCGGTGGGCATCTCGGCCGGCATCGGCGCTCTGATCTCGGCCGTGCCGGCGCTCGCGCCCTACACGCTGGCGCTGTGCCTCGTCGTGCTGGCCGCGCTGACGCTGGTCAACCTGCGCGGCACGCTCGACGGCGGGCGACTGTTCGCGCTGCCGACCTACCTGTTCATTCTCTGCTTCGTGGTCGTGATCGTCCTCGGCGCCTGGGCGACGCTGCGGAGCGGCGGCCATCCCGCGCCCGTGGTGGCGCCGCCCGCGATCCCGGCCGCGACCGAGACGCTCGGCCTGTGGCTGTTCCTGCGCGCCTTCGCGGCCGGCTGCACCGCCATGACGGGCGTCGAGGCCGTGTCGAACGGCGTCGCGGCCTTCCGCCAGCCCGTCGTCGAGCGCGCCCACAACACCCTCACGGTGATCGTGGTGACGCTGGGCTTCCTGCTGCTCGGCATCGGCACCCTCGCCCGCGCCTACAACATTGACGCCATGGACCAGAGCGCTGCCGGCTACCAGAGCGTGCTGTCGCAGCTCGTGGGGGCGGTGGTGGGCCGCGGCTGGTTCTACGACGTCGCCATCGGCAGCCTGCTGTGCATCCTGTGCCTGTCGGCCAACACGTCCTTCGTCGACTTCCCGCGCCTGTGCCGCCTCGTGGCCAAGGACGGCTTCCTGCCGCGGCCCTTCGCGGTGGCGGGCCGGCGGCTCGTCTTCTCCGTGGGCGTGCTCTACCTCGCCGCCACCGCGGCCTTGCTGCTGATCGCCTTCGGGGGCATCACCGACCGGCTGATCCCGCTCTTCGCCATCGGCGCCTTCCTCACCTTCACGCTGTCGCAGGCCGGCATGGTGGTGCACTGGGCCCGGCAGGGCGCGCGCCGGCACGGCCTCCGGCTCGGGGTGAATGCGCTCGGCGCCGCCACCACGGGCGTGGCGCTGCTCGTGATCCTGGCCGCGAAGTTCGCCGAGGGCGCGTGGATCACCGTGATCGCGATCCCCGCCGTGATCCTGCTGCTGCGCGGCATCCACGGCTATTACGCCCGGCTCGACGAGCAGCTCCGCGACGAGGAGCCGCTGGTGCTCGGCCGCTCCGAGGCGCCGCTGGTGCTGGTGGCGACCCGCGGCTGGGACCGCCTGACCGACAAGGCGGTGCGCTTCGCCCTGCAGATCTCGCCCGACGTGATCGCCGTGCACCTGCTCGACCTCGACGGCGAGGACGACGAGGGCGCGGCGGGGCGGCTGCGCGACGCCTGGGAGCGCGACGTGGCCGCGCCCGCGCGGGCCGCGGGCCTGAACCCGCCGCGGCTGATGCTGCTGCAGGCGACGTTCCGGCGCATCCACGCACCCCTGCTGCGGCTCGTCGAGCGGCTGCGGCGCGACCACCCGGACCGCACCGTGGCGGTGCTGGTGCCGACGGTCGCGAAGACGCACCTGTGGCAGCACCTGCTCCACACCCACAACGCCGCCCGCCTCGGCCAGGCGCTGATGCGCTTCGGCGGCGACGGCGTCGTGGTGGTCAACATCCCGTGGCACCTCGAGCCCGCGCGCGTCGACGACGCGCTGATCCCGGAGGAGCGGCGAGGCGAGGAGGCTGCCGCTTGA
- a CDS encoding BrnA antitoxin family protein, which yields MDESKRDTPIDLARIDAHVVSDREYEEVPELTDADFARGVWMPGGGDASAAARQLIDDDVLDRFRATGPGWERRINRILRDAAEALGPI from the coding sequence ATGGACGAGAGCAAGCGAGATACGCCGATCGATTTGGCGCGGATCGACGCCCACGTCGTCTCGGACCGGGAATATGAGGAGGTGCCCGAGCTGACCGACGCTGATTTCGCTCGCGGCGTCTGGATGCCCGGAGGAGGCGACGCGAGCGCGGCGGCCCGCCAGCTCATCGACGATGATGTCCTGGACCGCTTCCGAGCCACGGGGCCCGGCTGGGAGCGCAGGATCAACCGCATCCTGCGCGACGCCGCCGAGGCACTCGGGCCAATCTGA